Genomic DNA from Streptomyces sp. PCS3-D2:
CACGGCACGGTGGTGCTGGCCGCGATCGCGACCTACGGCCAGACCCGCCACACCCTGGTGGAGCGCGGCGACTACACCGGCCCCTACCTGCCGGGCTACGTGGCCGTCGAGCCGATGGTCGAGGCCCCGGCCAAGCGCACCTTCCAGGCCATCGACCACTGCGTCGGCAACGTGGAACTCGGCCGGATGAACGAGTGGGTCGCCTTCTACAACAAGGTCATGGGCTTCACGAACATGAAGGAGTTCGTGGGCGACGACATCGCGACCGAGTACTCGGCGCTGATGTCCAAGGTGGTCGCGGACGGCACCAAGAAGGTCAAGTTCCCGATCAACGAGCCGGCGATCGCGAAGAAGAAGTCGCAGATCGACGAGTACCTGGAGTTCTACAACGGGCCGGGCGTCCAGCACATCGCGCTGGCCTCGAACGACATCGTCTCCACGGTCCGCTCGATGCGCGCGGCGGGCGTCCAGTTCCTGTCCGTCCCGGACACCTACTACGACACGCTCGGCGAGTGGGTCGGCGACACCCGCGTGCCGATCGACGAGCTGCGCGAGCTGAAGATCCTCGCCGACCGCGACGAGGACGGCTACCTGCTGCAGATCTTCACCAAGCCGGTGCAGGACCGCCCGACGGTCTTCTTCGAGATCATCGAGCGCCACGGCTCGATGGGCTTCGGCAAGGGCAACTTCAAGGCGCTGTTCGAGGCCATCGAGCGCGAGCAGGAGAAGCGCGGCAACCTCTGAGCCGCACACGTGCCCTCAGGCCCCCGGCAGCCGCCGGGGGCCTGAGGGCTGCCGTCGGTCCCGGTGCGAGGGCCGGACCCGCGCCGCGTGGTGCCCTCCGGAGGGGAGTGGGCCGGAACGCGGCGCCCGTGCCGCCCGCGCACCGGACCGCACGGCCGCGCCGCGCGGCGCCGCCCCGGCGTGCCGTCTCCCGGCGGCCGGGGCGGCGGCGTCCGGCCCCTCAGCGGGTGGCGCTCGGCGACGGCTCCGGTGAGGGCTTCGCCGACGGTGAAGCCTTCGGCTTCGGGTCGGCCTTCGGGTCGGCCTTCGGCTTCGTGTTGGGCTTCGGGAGCTCCGGCTCGACCCACGGGGTGACCGGCTGCAGGTGCTCCGGACCGCCCGCCGGCGGCTGCCCGATCGCCGCCAGCGCCTCCTTGGCCAGCGGCCCGCGCACCGGGGAGAAGTACGGATTCGTCCGCAGGGCCTCCTCCAGGTGCCTGCGCGCCCCCGCCTCGTCGCCGAGGGCCCGCTCGATCATCGCCCGGTGGTAGGCGAAGTCGGCGCTGCGCAGCCCCGGTTCCGTCGCCTTCTTCGCGTACTCCAGCGCCGCCGTGTGATCACCCGCCCGGTACAGCGCCCACCCGAGCGCGTCCGCGGCCTGCATGCTCTTGTGTCGTTCCCACTCCTCCGACAGGCGCCGCACCGCCGCCGCCGGATCTCCGTGGTCCGCCTCGTACAGGCCCAGGACCACGTCGTCGTCCACCCCGTTGGCGCCGTCCCGGGCCGCCATCGTCCGCAGCGCCTCGTACTGCTCGCGCGCCTCCTGCTCCCGGCCCAGCGACTCCAGCAGCTCGCCCAGTTCCCGGGCCAGCCGCGGCACCGGGGTCCGCCCCAGCGCCATCCGGTAGTCCCGCACCGCCTCCCCGCCGCGCCCCAGTGCCGCCAGCGCCCGCGCCCGGCCGGCCAGCGCCTCCGACCGCGCCGGATCCGTCCGCAACGCACCCTCGTACTGCCGCAGCGCCTCCGCCGGCTCGCCCCGCTCCCAGGACAGTTCGCCGAGCCGGAAGAGCGCGTACGCCTTCTCCGCCGGGGCCTTCGCCGAGGCTGCCGCCGACTCCATCGACACCACCGCGTCCTCGCGCCAGCCGCGGTCCCGGTACACCTGCGAGGCCCGGACGTGTGCCGCCAGCCCCGGCCGCAGCTCCAGCAGCAGCTCCATCGCCTTCTGCGCGCCCTTGTAGTCGCCGAGCCCGGTGTAGGCGTCCACCAGCACCGGGTACGCCGTCCACCGCCGCGGCGCCTGCGCCCGTACCAGCTCGCCCCACTT
This window encodes:
- the hppD gene encoding 4-hydroxyphenylpyruvate dioxygenase encodes the protein MTESLANLETTPHTAREADPFPVKGMDAVVFAVGNAKQAAHYYSTAFGMKLVAYSGPENGSRETASYVLTNGSARFVLTSVIKATTDHGRFLAEHVTEHGDGVIDLAIEVPDARAAYAYAVEQGARGLDEPYEVKDEHGTVVLAAIATYGQTRHTLVERGDYTGPYLPGYVAVEPMVEAPAKRTFQAIDHCVGNVELGRMNEWVAFYNKVMGFTNMKEFVGDDIATEYSALMSKVVADGTKKVKFPINEPAIAKKKSQIDEYLEFYNGPGVQHIALASNDIVSTVRSMRAAGVQFLSVPDTYYDTLGEWVGDTRVPIDELRELKILADRDEDGYLLQIFTKPVQDRPTVFFEIIERHGSMGFGKGNFKALFEAIEREQEKRGNL
- a CDS encoding tetratricopeptide repeat protein is translated as MDRFDDDAQTPAPPVTFTGRKTLVAAGVAVVLIAGALLIRPARTGDDARPPGPSERAATAVGMGAPASAADVVALMADREKWVAAHADDDASWAVLGSAYLEQARRTADSAWYPKAEKALKRSLEVRPAEKGNFDAMTAMGSLANARRDFGTGKKWGELVRAQAPRRWTAYPVLVDAYTGLGDYKGAQKAMELLLELRPGLAAHVRASQVYRDRGWREDAVVSMESAAASAKAPAEKAYALFRLGELSWERGEPAEALRQYEGALRTDPARSEALAGRARALAALGRGGEAVRDYRMALGRTPVPRLARELGELLESLGREQEAREQYEALRTMAARDGANGVDDDVVLGLYEADHGDPAAAVRRLSEEWERHKSMQAADALGWALYRAGDHTAALEYAKKATEPGLRSADFAYHRAMIERALGDEAGARRHLEEALRTNPYFSPVRGPLAKEALAAIGQPPAGGPEHLQPVTPWVEPELPKPNTKPKADPKADPKPKASPSAKPSPEPSPSATR